CACAAACACCGCCGCCCGTTGCGGCGCCCGTGCTGGTGCAATTGATCGCCCAGACCAACGTCGCGTCCGCGACGGATGCGGATGCAGCGCCTACGCCTGTCGCACCTATCGCGCCTGAGGCGCCGATCGATGCGGCGCCGCCGACGCCCGCCCCGATCAATTCCGCGGCGCCCGTGGATACAAGTACGCCGCAAGCTGACGACGTCGCCGCAAGCGCACCGGCGCCGGCTAAACCGGACAATGCGAAGCCGGAGGCGGCGCCGACAGCCAAGGCAAGCGAGACGAATGCCGCGCCGGCGAACGTGGCGATGAACGCGCCAGCGCCTACCTCCGATCAAAGCCCAGCAATCGCGAGCGCTGAATCGACGCAAAAGAAAGAGGCGCAAGCAACACCGCCGCCACAGATCGTTGCGCAAGCTACCCCGACGCCACGCGCGCAAGCGGCGCGCGTTGAACCAAACACGGAGAGCGCAGAGACAAGCGACGATGCATCGGCGCCAACCACCGCGCCCGCAGCTGCTCCGCCGGTCGCGCGCGTAGCGCCGGAGACGTCATCACTCGCGGCCGCGCCTACAGCACCGCCTAATGCGCCGGCGGAACCAGCGGAGAAGATCGTCACGAAGAGCGACGATGCTTCGACGCAGGAGAAATTCGAGGCCGTATTAGAAAAATCCGCGCCGCGCGGCGAAGCGAAGGCTGAGGCGGCGCGCGCGAATGTTGCCAACGCGCCGATCGTGGCGGCAGATGCCAGCGGCGCCGTGAGCTCAAATGCCGGCGCCGATACGAGCACAGTGATCGCGCCATCCGTCAGCGCGTTGAGTGCGGCGACGACGCATGCAGCCGCGCAAACGCAAGCCCTGAGCGCCGAGCACTTAGCCCGAAGCGCCCCACCCTCAGCGCAAGTCGCGCGTGAGATCGTGCGCCAGTTCGATGGCGAGTCGACGCGCTTTGAATTGCGTCTCGATCCGCCCGAGCTTGGTCGCGTTGAGGTGAAGCTGGAGATCACGCGCGATCACAAAGTGACGGCGGTGATCGCGGCCGATAGCCCACAGGCGCTGACGGAATTGGCGCGGCACGCGCGCGAGTTGGAGCAAAATCTGCAATCGGCAGGCCTTGAGCTCAGCGACAACGGGCTTTCCTTTGATCTGCGGCAAAGCCGCGAAGATGCGCAGGACGGCGATGGCGAGCGCGGCTCGCGCGGCGGCGGCGAAGACGAAACTTTGGAACAGACCGCGCCGCTGGCGCGGCCGATTGGACTTGAACGCTGGCGCGGCGCCCGCGTCGATGTGATGGCGTGAGGATTGAGCGATGGTTGATTTCAGCACGATCAATTCGAACAATGGCGTCGGCGCAACAACGACGACGAATTCACAAACAGCGTCAGACGCCACGTCGCTGGCCAACAATTTCGATACGTTCTTGACGTTGCTGACGGCGCAGCTGCAGAACCAAGACCCGCTCGCGCCAATGGATTCGACGCAATTCACGCAGCAGCTGGTGCAGTTCAGCCAGGTCGAACAACAGATCCGCACCAACCAGCAAATGGAATCGCTGGTCGGCCAATTCCAAGCGGCGTCTGCGAGTGCTGCCCTCTCCTATCTCGGCAAGGACGCGATCATCGAAGCGGACGAGACGTATCTCGCCAGCGGCGAAGCGAATTGGGCGTATGTGCTGCCAGATGGCGGCGCCGATAGCGTAAAGATCACCGTACGCGATAGCGCCGGCCGCGCCGTTTACACCACTGAAGATCAACCGATCACAGAGGGCGAGCATTTGTTCACTTGGAATGGCGTGAAGACCAATGGTGAGACCGCCGCGGATGGCGTGTATACGATTGAGATCGAAGCGCAGGCGAACGGCGAAGATGTCGACACCATCGTTCGCGTTCGAGAAACCATCATGGGCGTAGATTTCTCAGGAACATCGCCTTCGATCATCACACCATCGGGCATGCGGACGTTCGACAAGATCAGATCCGTGCTCGGGTGATTGAATAAAAGCGCTAGCCGAACGCCGGCGCTCACAACACGCGCAGAAGCGCTCCATTCGCAACTATTGATGCCGCGGCGCGAGCAACGCCCGGCGATGGAGCTGGACTATGTCTATCTATACCGCACTGCGCGCGGGCGTCTCTGGCCTCACCGCCAACTCGAGCGCGCTCGCCGCCATCTCCGACAACATCGCCAACGTGAACACTGTTGGCTACAAGCGCTCGGGCGTGGAATTCTCCGCGCTCGTCAACGCGCAGAATTCCAACACGACGTACAACGCAGGTGGCGTGCTGCCGCTGACGCGTCAGCAAATCTCGCTGCAGGGCTCGCTTGAGCAATCGCGCTCAACGACGGACTTGGCGATTTCGGGCGACGGCTTCTTTATCGTTTCGCCAAACTCGAGCCAGCTTTCGAATGGCGGCTCGGTGTTGTTCACGCGCGCCGGTTCATTCACGATCGACGCCGATGGCTACATGGTCAACGCGCAGGGCATGTATCTGCAAGGTTGGCCGGTCAACAGCGACGGCAGCGTTATCTCCTCGCCCACGTCGCTGTCGGCGATCGAGCCGATCAACATCTCGGGCGTCGGCGGTTTGGCTGAAGCGTCAGCCAATGTACGCCTGAACGCGAACTTGAACTCGGACCAGACCGCCTATGCCGCTGCCTACACGGCCGGCGATCTCGCGCTGGGCAACGTCACGCCGCATTTCGAGAGTTCGCTCGAAGTCTATGACTCGCTCGGCGCGCCGCGCACGATCTCGTTCGGCTTCCTGAAGACGGGCCCGAACCAGTGGGAAGTTGAAGTCTATGCCCGCCCGGACTCGAACATCACAGGCGGCGGCGCCACAGGCGGTCTGCTGGCGACCGGTCAGGTCACCTACAACACCGACGGTACGGTCAACACGGTCGATCCCGGCCTGGAAAACTTCACCATCAACTGGGCGACCAGCACCGGCGCTGCGCCGCAGGATCTGAGCCTGGACGTGTCTGGCGTGGCCCAAAACGCCAAGAGCTTCGGCATCACCTCAGTCAACGTGGACGGCGTGCCGCCGGGCGATCTCGTCGGCCTCATCCTCGAAGGCGACGGCTTCCTCACGGCGCAATTCTCGAACGGTCGCGCCCGCGCGCTCTATCAAATCCCGCTCGCCACGTTTGTGAACCCGAACGGCTTGGCGCCTGACCGAGGCGGCGCCTTCCGCACCACCTTGGATTCCGGCCTCTACAACATCAACGCCGCAAACGCGGGCGGCGCAGGCCGCATCGTGTCGGGCGCACTTGAAGCGTCGAACGTCGATCTCGCACAGGAATTCACGAACCTCATCACGACACAACGCGCCTACTCCGCCGCGTCACGCATCATCACCACCGCCGACCAAATGCTC
This is a stretch of genomic DNA from Vitreimonas flagellata. It encodes these proteins:
- a CDS encoding flagellar hook-length control protein FliK; amino-acid sequence: MSYAAEAIVSAAPPPSKPAAPKSAPHPQDASAPSFDDHLAAETAEATAQAAPPARDGNTREEAAPDANDEPAETEATTEAALRPAPQTPPPVAAPVLVQLIAQTNVASATDADAAPTPVAPIAPEAPIDAAPPTPAPINSAAPVDTSTPQADDVAASAPAPAKPDNAKPEAAPTAKASETNAAPANVAMNAPAPTSDQSPAIASAESTQKKEAQATPPPQIVAQATPTPRAQAARVEPNTESAETSDDASAPTTAPAAAPPVARVAPETSSLAAAPTAPPNAPAEPAEKIVTKSDDASTQEKFEAVLEKSAPRGEAKAEAARANVANAPIVAADASGAVSSNAGADTSTVIAPSVSALSAATTHAAAQTQALSAEHLARSAPPSAQVAREIVRQFDGESTRFELRLDPPELGRVEVKLEITRDHKVTAVIAADSPQALTELARHARELEQNLQSAGLELSDNGLSFDLRQSREDAQDGDGERGSRGGGEDETLEQTAPLARPIGLERWRGARVDVMA
- a CDS encoding flagellar hook assembly protein FlgD, which codes for MVDFSTINSNNGVGATTTTNSQTASDATSLANNFDTFLTLLTAQLQNQDPLAPMDSTQFTQQLVQFSQVEQQIRTNQQMESLVGQFQAASASAALSYLGKDAIIEADETYLASGEANWAYVLPDGGADSVKITVRDSAGRAVYTTEDQPITEGEHLFTWNGVKTNGETAADGVYTIEIEAQANGEDVDTIVRVRETIMGVDFSGTSPSIITPSGMRTFDKIRSVLG
- the flgE gene encoding flagellar hook protein FlgE, translating into MSIYTALRAGVSGLTANSSALAAISDNIANVNTVGYKRSGVEFSALVNAQNSNTTYNAGGVLPLTRQQISLQGSLEQSRSTTDLAISGDGFFIVSPNSSQLSNGGSVLFTRAGSFTIDADGYMVNAQGMYLQGWPVNSDGSVISSPTSLSAIEPINISGVGGLAEASANVRLNANLNSDQTAYAAAYTAGDLALGNVTPHFESSLEVYDSLGAPRTISFGFLKTGPNQWEVEVYARPDSNITGGGATGGLLATGQVTYNTDGTVNTVDPGLENFTINWATSTGAAPQDLSLDVSGVAQNAKSFGITSVNVDGVPPGDLVGLILEGDGFLTAQFSNGRARALYQIPLATFVNPNGLAPDRGGAFRTTLDSGLYNINAANAGGAGRIVSGALEASNVDLAQEFTNLITTQRAYSAASRIITTADQMLEELLMVKR